The proteins below are encoded in one region of Brachyspira intermedia PWS/A:
- the thiM gene encoding hydroxyethylthiazole kinase: MSTLQEEIFQSITNMKSKSPLVHNITNFVVMQITANALLAVGASPVMTFEKEEFEDMLSIASSLVVNIGTLTTVSIEAMHKACEIANKKNVPFVIDPVGAGATKLRTKTAIDLIKNYNPKVVRGNASEIMVLAGESIKTKGVDSTANVNMALEAGKHLAKEYNTVVSISGETDIITDGNKVLYVSGGSPLMPVNTGMGCTSTAITGAMLAVAEPLIAASSAMCIMASAGEKASKKCEGPASFSVAFIDELYKLDINDAANRVRE, encoded by the coding sequence ATGAGTACATTACAAGAAGAAATATTTCAATCCATAACAAATATGAAGTCAAAATCTCCATTAGTTCATAATATTACTAATTTTGTAGTTATGCAAATTACAGCTAATGCATTGCTTGCAGTTGGAGCTTCTCCTGTGATGACATTCGAGAAAGAGGAGTTTGAAGATATGCTTTCTATTGCTTCATCGCTTGTTGTTAATATTGGAACTTTAACTACTGTTTCTATTGAGGCTATGCATAAGGCTTGCGAAATAGCAAATAAAAAAAATGTTCCTTTCGTGATTGATCCAGTAGGAGCAGGAGCTACAAAATTGAGAACTAAAACAGCTATTGATTTGATTAAAAATTATAATCCTAAAGTTGTTAGAGGAAATGCTTCTGAAATAATGGTGCTTGCCGGAGAGAGCATAAAAACTAAAGGAGTAGACAGCACAGCTAATGTTAATATGGCACTTGAGGCAGGTAAGCATTTAGCCAAAGAATATAATACAGTTGTAAGCATAAGCGGTGAAACTGATATTATAACAGATGGTAATAAAGTTTTATATGTTAGCGGAGGTTCTCCTTTAATGCCTGTTAATACCGGTATGGGCTGTACATCTACTGCTATAACAGGTGCTATGCTTGCGGTTGCCGAGCCTTTGATTGCCGCTTCTTCAGCTATGTGCATAATGGCTTCAGCTGGTGAAAAAGCTTCAAAGAAATGTGAAGGGCCTGCTAGTTTTTCTGTTGCTTTTATAGATGAGCTTTATAAACTTGATATCAATGATGCTGCCAATAGGGTAAGGGAATAA
- a CDS encoding ferritin, with protein MPIIKEETVKLLNDHLNEEHYSANLYFNMAGWCEKQGLKGCSKFLYNHSAEEHTHLEKFREYINKAGGQAIMGEMKAPECNFNSVQELFEKVIKHEEYITSCINKLVGIAMDNKDYVTLKFLEWFVEEQLEEEELFNDIIKKIKILGNLEGRNLYTFDKFVGNLDTEEHNS; from the coding sequence ATGCCTATAATAAAAGAAGAAACAGTAAAATTATTAAATGACCATTTAAATGAAGAGCATTATTCAGCAAATCTTTATTTTAATATGGCTGGCTGGTGCGAAAAGCAAGGACTTAAAGGATGCAGCAAATTTTTATATAATCATTCAGCAGAAGAACATACTCATTTAGAAAAGTTTAGAGAGTATATTAATAAAGCTGGAGGACAGGCTATAATGGGAGAGATGAAAGCTCCTGAATGTAATTTTAATTCTGTTCAAGAATTATTTGAGAAAGTAATTAAGCATGAAGAATATATTACTTCTTGCATTAATAAGCTAGTTGGTATAGCAATGGACAATAAAGATTATGTTACTTTGAAGTTTTTAGAATGGTTTGTTGAAGAGCAGCTTGAAGAGGAAGAACTATTCAATGATATAATTAAAAAAATAAAAATATTGGGAAATTTGGAAGGAAGAAATCTTTATACTTTTGATAAGTTTGTAGGTAATTTGGATACTGAAGAACATAACTCATAA
- a CDS encoding bile acid:sodium symporter family protein produces the protein MKTLKQISNFFGKYMAVIVLIVAAVSLFFPKTVSFIKTSYVNYLLMIVMFGMGLTLKLEDFKVVFTRPKDIIIGAIAQFTIMPLLAFLLSIIFKLPPELAVGVILVGTCPGGTSSNVMTYLAKGDVALSVGMTSVSTILAPFATPLLTLLYAGQKVDVNAVSMFVSIVQVVILPIALGFIINKFFYKFTNSIKEILPLISVLAIVAIVAAVVSANSQRLMQVGYLVIIVVVLHNCLGYLLGYLLGKLFRLNNAKCKAVSIEVGMQNSGLATSLAATHFASMALATVPGAIFSVWHNISGSIVANIMASKIKD, from the coding sequence ATGAAAACATTAAAACAAATAAGTAATTTCTTCGGTAAGTATATGGCTGTGATAGTATTAATAGTAGCTGCTGTATCATTATTCTTTCCAAAAACAGTAAGCTTTATTAAAACAAGTTATGTTAACTATCTTCTTATGATAGTAATGTTTGGTATGGGGCTTACATTAAAGCTTGAAGATTTTAAGGTAGTATTCACAAGACCAAAAGATATAATAATAGGAGCAATAGCACAATTTACTATAATGCCTTTACTTGCTTTCCTGCTTTCTATTATTTTTAAACTTCCTCCTGAACTTGCTGTAGGAGTTATACTTGTAGGAACTTGTCCGGGAGGAACTTCATCAAATGTTATGACATACTTAGCTAAAGGCGATGTAGCTTTATCTGTGGGTATGACTTCAGTATCAACTATACTTGCACCTTTTGCAACTCCATTACTCACTTTATTATATGCAGGACAAAAAGTTGATGTTAATGCTGTGAGTATGTTTGTATCAATAGTACAGGTTGTTATACTTCCTATAGCTTTGGGCTTCATAATAAATAAATTCTTTTATAAGTTTACAAACAGCATAAAAGAAATACTTCCTTTAATATCAGTACTTGCTATTGTGGCAATAGTAGCTGCCGTTGTATCTGCAAACTCACAAAGATTAATGCAGGTTGGATATTTAGTTATAATAGTAGTTGTACTTCATAATTGTTTAGGTTATTTGCTTGGTTATTTATTAGGAAAATTATTCAGATTAAATAATGCTAAATGTAAAGCAGTATCAATAGAGGTTGGAATGCAAAACTCAGGACTCGCAACTTCACTTGCTGCAACTCATTTTGCTTCAATGGCATTAGCAACAGTACCTGGAGCAATATTTAGTGTATGGCATAATATATCTGGTTCAATAGTAGCTAATATAATGGCATCAAAAATAAAAGATTAA
- a CDS encoding helix-turn-helix domain-containing protein has protein sequence MKDNKNYYTIIPSAVRYDKRLKPLSKLIYGEITALTNDKGYCWANNNYFAEIYSVSKDTISRAIRQLEEYNYIKCIYDKSKQNNEKRKIYLNKKLSISKMPIRYSKNSTDGIDKKVEDNNKYNNLNNKENESDNKNDSDKINKTDNINSLSSSFDSFVNELINTFNFLTGSKASKLYQVHSFKTKYKQEEIKSIFDDRKFDWKDCINLAKKKVKDKDNLSGIWLDFLSYLKIYLIKGDRENTIKRHYSKEELIKREEKIKEIELIKMQKEREEKLKLLEEEKRLGFDKMTEDEIIEFTKRNLMFLKRA, from the coding sequence ATGAAAGATAATAAAAACTATTATACTATAATACCTTCTGCTGTAAGATACGATAAGAGATTAAAGCCGTTATCAAAACTCATTTACGGAGAGATAACGGCACTTACTAATGATAAAGGTTACTGTTGGGCTAATAATAATTACTTTGCTGAAATTTATTCTGTGAGCAAGGATACCATTTCAAGAGCTATAAGACAGTTAGAGGAATATAATTATATAAAATGCATTTATGATAAGAGTAAGCAAAATAATGAAAAAAGAAAAATATATTTAAATAAAAAATTAAGTATATCAAAAATGCCTATACGGTATAGTAAAAATTCTACAGACGGTATAGACAAAAAAGTCGAAGATAATAATAAATATAATAACTTAAATAATAAAGAAAATGAATCAGATAATAAAAATGATTCAGATAAAATAAATAAAACAGATAATATAAATTCTCTCTCTAGTAGTTTTGATTCATTTGTTAATGAGCTTATTAATACTTTTAATTTTCTTACAGGAAGTAAAGCTAGTAAATTATATCAAGTACATTCTTTTAAAACTAAATACAAACAGGAAGAAATAAAATCAATTTTCGATGATAGGAAATTTGATTGGAAAGACTGTATTAATTTAGCTAAGAAAAAAGTTAAAGATAAAGATAACTTATCAGGTATATGGCTTGATTTTCTTAGTTATTTAAAAATTTATTTGATTAAAGGCGATAGAGAAAACACTATTAAAAGACATTACAGTAAAGAAGAATTGATAAAAAGAGAAGAGAAGATTAAAGAAATAGAGTTAATCAAAATGCAAAAGGAACGCGAAGAAAAATTAAAATTGCTTGAGGAGGAGAAAAGATTAGGATTTGATAAGATGACAGAAGATGAGATTATAGAGTTTACCAAAAGAAATTTGATGTTTTTGAAGCGTGCTTGA
- a CDS encoding YjiH family protein yields MDNVSNSESVLSSDDLANIKFSKSVYLKFIILSFIGIFMLFIPIKIGDVKSIPIDHLVSFIRKIPFVDPYYGILITMFGGIYPFINKSWNKNKTEIVFSFIKLTSIPFIIMAYFGLGPADFHKPNMLLFSYNLLTQIALINSIGFIFLSFLVDYGLMSFAGIFMRCIMKPIWKTSGRSSLDAIASFVGSYSIALLMTSKVYKKGFYSKKEACIIATGFSTVSTTFMIVVAKMFGVIDKWNIYFFGTMLITFIVTAITVRLYPLRNKPSDGYMDKEVAEEPIYKGGNIFKLALNEAAEVASHSDSVLNSVVKNLKEGLIVSISVMPNFMAITFIGLLIVNYTPLFDVISYIFLPITKLLGLGDEAYIVAKACSVTLVEMSCSSSIVMYASQFAKSVVAVVCVAEILYFAAPIPVILAVGIPIKIRDMMIIWVERIILSLLFAVPFAYFFLS; encoded by the coding sequence ATGGATAATGTTTCAAATTCTGAAAGTGTTTTAAGCAGCGATGATTTAGCTAATATTAAATTTAGTAAATCAGTTTATTTAAAATTTATTATACTTAGTTTTATTGGTATATTTATGTTATTTATACCAATTAAAATAGGCGATGTTAAATCAATACCTATAGATCATTTAGTAAGTTTTATAAGAAAAATTCCTTTTGTAGATCCTTACTATGGTATATTGATAACTATGTTTGGAGGAATATATCCATTTATAAATAAGTCTTGGAATAAAAATAAAACAGAAATAGTATTTTCATTTATCAAACTTACATCAATACCATTTATTATAATGGCATATTTTGGATTAGGACCTGCTGATTTTCATAAACCTAATATGCTTCTTTTTTCTTATAATCTGCTCACTCAAATAGCATTGATTAATAGTATAGGTTTTATATTCTTATCATTTTTGGTAGATTATGGGCTTATGTCATTTGCCGGTATATTTATGCGATGTATAATGAAGCCTATATGGAAAACTTCAGGAAGATCATCTTTAGATGCTATAGCTTCATTTGTAGGAAGTTATTCTATTGCTCTTTTAATGACAAGTAAAGTTTATAAAAAAGGTTTTTATTCCAAAAAAGAAGCCTGCATAATAGCTACAGGATTTTCTACAGTTTCCACTACTTTTATGATAGTTGTTGCTAAGATGTTCGGCGTTATAGATAAATGGAATATATATTTTTTTGGTACTATGTTAATAACTTTTATAGTAACTGCTATAACTGTAAGACTTTATCCATTAAGAAATAAACCTAGCGACGGATATATGGATAAAGAAGTTGCAGAAGAACCTATATATAAAGGAGGAAATATTTTTAAGCTGGCATTGAATGAAGCTGCTGAAGTTGCCAGTCATTCAGATAGTGTTTTAAATAGTGTTGTTAAGAATTTGAAAGAAGGACTTATAGTTTCTATTTCAGTAATGCCTAATTTTATGGCTATAACATTTATAGGACTTTTAATAGTTAATTATACTCCTTTGTTTGATGTTATAAGCTATATATTTTTACCTATCACTAAATTGCTAGGACTTGGAGATGAGGCTTATATAGTTGCAAAGGCTTGTTCTGTTACATTAGTTGAAATGTCATGTTCTTCAAGTATTGTAATGTATGCTAGTCAATTTGCTAAGTCTGTAGTTGCTGTGGTATGCGTTGCTGAGATTTTATATTTTGCTGCTCCTATACCTGTAATATTGGCTGTAGGAATACCTATAAAGATAAGAGATATGATGATAATATGGGTTGAGAGAATAATACTTTCATTGTTATTCGCTGTGCCTTTTGCATATTTCTTTCTTAGTTGA
- the ilvD gene encoding dihydroxy-acid dehydratase, with protein sequence MSFRENSSLRSDRVLKGDERAPNRSLFYSMGYTDEELKRPLIGIISAYSEIVPGHIHLDKLSQAVKAGVLIGGGTPILIPAIGVCDGIAMGHLGMKYSLPSRELIADSVESMVIAHGLDGVVLVPNCDKIVPGMIMGLLRMNIPGIVISGGAMLPGDHGEEKVSLSNIFEAVGAKKANLINDAELEEYAQHTCPSCGSCAGMYTANSMNCLSEALGIALPGNGTIPAVYSARTLLAKKAGMQVMELLKKDIKPLDIITPESFKNALAVDMALGCSTNSVLHLLAIANEAGIELDLKIINEVSDRTPNLCHLAPAGHNYIEDLYKAGGIPAVMKELDKGGFINTSLMTATGKTIAENIKDAVNKNNNVLRNIENPYSKTGGIAILWGNIAKDGCVVKRSAVADEMLVHKGPARVFDSEESAIAAIYAGKINKGDVVVIRYEGPKGGPGMREMLNPTSALAGMKLDKDVALITDGRFSGASRGASIGHVSPEAASGGEIAFIKENDIISIDIPNHKINLEISDEEMEKRRKETAIKPLEEIRGWLGRYRKLVQSANTGAVLK encoded by the coding sequence ATGAGTTTCAGAGAAAATAGTTCTTTAAGAAGCGACAGAGTTTTAAAAGGTGATGAAAGAGCACCAAACAGATCATTGTTCTATTCTATGGGATATACAGATGAAGAATTAAAAAGACCTCTGATTGGAATTATTTCTGCATACAGTGAAATTGTACCCGGACATATACATCTTGATAAACTTTCTCAAGCTGTTAAAGCCGGTGTATTAATAGGAGGAGGTACTCCAATACTTATACCTGCAATAGGAGTTTGCGACGGAATAGCTATGGGACACTTAGGAATGAAATATTCACTTCCTTCAAGAGAATTAATAGCTGATTCTGTTGAAAGTATGGTTATAGCTCATGGTTTAGACGGAGTAGTTCTTGTACCTAACTGCGATAAAATAGTTCCTGGTATGATAATGGGACTTTTAAGAATGAATATACCGGGAATAGTGATAAGCGGAGGAGCTATGCTTCCAGGTGATCATGGCGAGGAAAAAGTAAGTTTATCAAATATATTCGAGGCTGTAGGAGCTAAAAAAGCTAATCTTATAAATGATGCTGAATTGGAAGAATATGCTCAGCATACATGTCCTAGTTGCGGTTCTTGTGCCGGTATGTACACTGCTAATAGTATGAACTGTCTTTCTGAGGCATTAGGTATAGCTTTACCAGGAAACGGAACAATACCTGCTGTATATTCTGCTAGAACTTTACTTGCTAAGAAAGCTGGTATGCAGGTTATGGAATTATTAAAAAAAGATATAAAACCTTTAGATATAATAACTCCTGAATCTTTCAAAAATGCACTTGCTGTTGATATGGCTTTGGGATGTTCTACAAATAGTGTACTTCACTTACTTGCTATAGCTAATGAAGCAGGAATAGAATTAGACTTAAAAATCATAAATGAAGTAAGCGACCGTACTCCTAATCTTTGTCATTTAGCACCTGCCGGACATAACTATATAGAAGACTTATACAAAGCCGGCGGAATACCTGCTGTTATGAAAGAGCTTGATAAAGGCGGATTTATAAACACTTCTCTTATGACTGCTACAGGTAAAACAATAGCTGAAAATATAAAAGATGCTGTTAACAAAAATAATAATGTATTAAGAAATATAGAAAACCCTTATAGTAAAACTGGCGGTATAGCAATACTTTGGGGCAATATAGCTAAAGACGGATGTGTTGTTAAACGTTCTGCCGTTGCTGATGAAATGCTTGTACATAAAGGACCTGCTAGAGTATTCGACAGCGAAGAATCTGCAATAGCTGCTATATATGCCGGTAAAATAAATAAAGGCGATGTTGTTGTTATAAGATACGAAGGCCCAAAAGGCGGACCTGGTATGCGTGAGATGTTAAACCCTACTTCTGCACTTGCCGGTATGAAATTAGATAAAGATGTTGCTTTGATAACTGATGGAAGATTCTCAGGTGCTTCAAGAGGTGCATCTATAGGTCACGTTTCACCAGAAGCTGCAAGCGGCGGAGAAATAGCATTCATAAAAGAAAATGACATCATAAGTATAGATATACCTAATCATAAAATCAATTTAGAAATCTCTGATGAAGAAATGGAAAAAAGAAGAAAAGAGACTGCTATTAAACCTTTAGAAGAAATTAGAGGCTGGCTTGGAAGATATAGAAAACTTGTTCAGTCTGCTAATACTGGTGCTGTATTGAAATAA
- a CDS encoding methyl-accepting chemotaxis protein — protein MFKKVGLKFQITAIILVPIIVIIILANTVIMLYVGKITKNLSYKILEETSLKEANDIKFNIEKHLYSVLGLKVNIENIYNRGIRDRATYKQLTSVFFNSLPDDINGLSIAFEPNALDNDADYTNSEYRAANGRFNYYISRNGESYLGIDTFNVDYYTEPKRTGSVYVSGVYNSTVNADTVLFTLCIPIMPNNKFIGVIYVDIFADSIVALLGNINIFEDTTVALYDQNGLVVYDSYNMDNVSKNVYEVYPHYKDYNVLENIKNGKPLMVEGYSDVSKEELLYEFTPIEISKGVFWCLELASAKNVVLKDSIAMSYVLLIILISIIVILLLLIPYIIGRKVSSIISSLSKDILAMSEGDLTREIPKHFDKRRDEWGDIARGWDKAMKNFNNVINTVKNSAEQVSTAANEVLIGNNDLSQRTESQAASLEETAASMNQMASAIKESAENVSTSTNMVSEAKEDLVKAGNIVEDSVSKMNDVYESSNKIMDITKLIEGIAFQTNILALNASVEAARAGDQGRGFAVVASEVRNLAQTTQESVKNITSLITDSNEKINLAAKSVQESKEIFDEISDKMDKASSLMDRINIAAQEQERGIEQINIAISNMDTAVQKNAALVTEATSASESLLSEANELVRSIEYFKLKY, from the coding sequence ATGTTTAAAAAAGTCGGATTGAAATTTCAAATTACAGCTATTATATTAGTTCCAATTATAGTAATTATTATATTAGCAAATACTGTAATTATGTTGTATGTAGGTAAGATAACTAAAAATTTGTCGTATAAAATATTAGAAGAAACCTCATTAAAAGAAGCTAATGATATAAAATTTAATATAGAAAAACATTTATATAGTGTTTTGGGTCTTAAAGTTAATATAGAAAATATTTATAACAGAGGAATAAGAGATAGAGCGACATATAAACAATTAACTTCAGTATTTTTTAATAGCCTTCCAGATGATATAAATGGTTTGTCAATAGCATTTGAACCTAATGCATTAGATAATGATGCAGATTATACCAATTCCGAATATAGAGCCGCTAATGGAAGATTTAATTATTATATATCAAGAAACGGAGAGTCATATTTAGGAATAGATACTTTTAATGTAGATTATTATACAGAACCTAAAAGAACAGGGTCTGTATATGTATCTGGGGTTTATAATTCCACAGTTAATGCTGATACGGTATTATTTACTTTATGTATTCCTATAATGCCTAACAATAAATTTATAGGTGTTATTTATGTTGATATATTTGCTGATTCTATTGTTGCTCTATTAGGAAATATTAATATATTTGAGGATACAACTGTTGCTTTATATGATCAAAATGGACTTGTAGTGTATGATAGTTATAATATGGATAATGTATCTAAAAATGTTTATGAAGTATATCCTCATTATAAAGATTATAATGTTTTAGAGAATATTAAAAATGGTAAACCATTAATGGTAGAGGGATATAGTGATGTTTCTAAGGAAGAGCTTTTATATGAATTTACACCGATAGAGATATCTAAAGGAGTTTTTTGGTGTTTGGAATTGGCTTCAGCAAAAAATGTAGTATTGAAAGATAGTATTGCTATGAGCTATGTTCTTCTTATAATTTTGATTTCTATAATTGTAATATTATTATTGCTTATTCCATATATAATAGGAAGAAAAGTATCTAGTATAATATCTTCTTTATCTAAAGATATTTTGGCTATGTCTGAAGGTGATTTAACTAGAGAAATACCTAAACATTTTGATAAGAGAAGAGATGAATGGGGTGATATTGCTAGAGGCTGGGATAAAGCTATGAAGAATTTTAACAATGTAATAAATACTGTTAAAAATTCTGCAGAACAGGTTTCTACCGCTGCAAATGAAGTATTAATTGGAAACAATGATTTATCTCAAAGAACAGAATCTCAAGCCGCAAGTTTGGAAGAGACAGCAGCATCAATGAATCAAATGGCTAGTGCTATCAAAGAATCTGCTGAAAATGTATCTACTAGTACAAATATGGTATCAGAAGCTAAGGAAGATTTAGTTAAAGCCGGTAATATTGTAGAGGATAGTGTAAGCAAAATGAATGATGTTTATGAGTCTAGTAATAAAATCATGGATATTACTAAACTTATAGAAGGAATTGCATTCCAGACAAATATACTTGCTTTGAATGCATCTGTAGAAGCAGCACGTGCCGGAGATCAGGGAAGAGGTTTTGCGGTTGTGGCAAGTGAGGTAAGAAATCTAGCTCAAACTACTCAAGAATCGGTAAAAAATATTACTTCATTGATAACAGACAGTAATGAAAAAATAAATTTAGCTGCTAAGAGTGTTCAAGAATCTAAAGAGATATTTGATGAAATTTCAGATAAAATGGACAAGGCTTCATCTTTGATGGATAGAATAAATATAGCTGCTCAGGAACAAGAAAGAGGAATAGAACAAATCAATATAGCTATAAGTAATATGGATACTGCTGTTCAGAAAAATGCAGCATTAGTTACTGAGGCTACTTCTGCTTCCGAATCATTACTTAGTGAGGCTAATGAATTGGTGAGATCTATAGAATATTTTAAGTTAAAATATTAA
- a CDS encoding PhzF family phenazine biosynthesis protein, whose amino-acid sequence MKYYIIDSFADEVFKGNPTAVCILEKNISHKLMQNIAMENNISETVFTIKNGNNYDVYWFTPKCEIDFCGHAVLAVAYAILNFAEKESNEVSLNTKEGILTIRKKDDLYEMDTPNYDLKPIEITSDIIEAIGGIKPLEAYIGRDIVCVLEDENQVINAKPNLEIIKKLDGLLFHITSDVKYKKNNQYDSITRTFGPKLDADEVDVCGSGHCHIIPLLSKKLNKDYFTAFQASPRTGVLYCDIKNNKLKIAGKACLYCISEIFI is encoded by the coding sequence ATGAAATACTATATTATAGATTCTTTTGCTGATGAGGTTTTTAAAGGTAATCCTACAGCAGTTTGCATATTAGAAAAAAACATTTCTCATAAACTTATGCAAAATATTGCTATGGAGAATAATATTTCAGAAACTGTTTTCACTATAAAGAATGGAAATAATTATGATGTGTATTGGTTTACTCCGAAATGTGAAATAGATTTCTGCGGACATGCTGTACTTGCTGTGGCTTATGCTATATTAAATTTTGCTGAAAAAGAATCTAATGAGGTGAGCTTAAATACTAAAGAGGGTATATTAACTATTAGAAAAAAAGATGATCTATATGAAATGGATACTCCTAATTATGATTTGAAGCCTATAGAAATTACATCTGATATAATAGAAGCAATAGGAGGAATAAAACCTTTAGAGGCTTATATAGGACGCGATATTGTATGTGTATTGGAAGATGAAAATCAGGTTATAAATGCAAAACCAAATTTAGAAATTATAAAGAAATTAGACGGACTTTTATTTCATATAACATCTGATGTAAAATATAAAAAGAATAATCAATATGACAGCATAACTAGAACTTTCGGTCCTAAATTGGATGCAGATGAGGTTGATGTATGCGGATCAGGACATTGTCATATTATACCTTTGCTTTCAAAGAAATTGAATAAAGATTATTTTACTGCATTTCAGGCTTCACCAAGAACAGGAGTTTTATATTGCGATATTAAAAATAATAAATTAAAGATAGCCGGAAAGGCATGTTTATATTGTATTTCTGAGATTTTTATTTAA
- a CDS encoding iron-containing alcohol dehydrogenase family protein: MSLENLFLPNFSIGSDAYKDIYDVCSNYGKRAVIISGKKSIQASIESILNNIKDITITGMFHYGDKSTFENVDLLKEKKAVMEADMIFAVGGGRALDTSKVLAHTINKPIFTFPTLASNCAAVTSLSVVYNNDGSFKKMFSDKRPPLHTFINTDIILNSPENYFRAGIGNAVSKQYESLFSTRNENLNYKNFLAVEIIKNCSNDILKHYSEAINDFQNKKVTDVLNRVILHIIYTTGLTSVMAKDDHHISLAHGMHNGLTKVKRIGDNLLHGELVSYGILLLLTMDKQFEERENIFKFNKSISLPTCLKDIGINKASLEDEELNNALEIALAGKDLNISPYKVDKNMILKAIIDLEDFNNKQ, from the coding sequence ATGAGTTTAGAAAATTTATTTCTGCCTAACTTTAGTATAGGAAGCGATGCATACAAAGATATATATGATGTATGTTCAAATTATGGAAAAAGAGCGGTTATAATATCCGGCAAAAAATCTATACAAGCATCAATAGAATCAATATTAAACAATATAAAAGATATAACCATAACAGGAATGTTCCATTACGGCGATAAATCCACTTTTGAAAATGTTGATTTACTTAAAGAAAAGAAAGCAGTAATGGAAGCTGATATGATATTCGCTGTAGGAGGCGGAAGAGCATTAGATACATCAAAAGTTTTAGCACATACTATAAATAAGCCTATATTTACATTTCCAACATTGGCTTCAAATTGTGCCGCTGTAACCAGTCTTTCTGTAGTTTATAATAATGACGGGAGCTTCAAAAAGATGTTCAGCGATAAAAGACCTCCTTTGCATACTTTTATAAATACTGATATCATATTAAATTCACCTGAAAATTATTTTAGGGCCGGTATAGGTAATGCTGTTTCTAAACAGTATGAATCATTATTCTCAACAAGAAATGAGAATTTAAATTATAAAAATTTCTTAGCAGTAGAGATAATAAAAAACTGTTCTAATGATATATTAAAACATTATTCAGAAGCTATAAACGATTTTCAAAACAAAAAAGTAACTGATGTTTTAAATAGAGTAATACTTCATATAATATATACAACAGGCTTAACTTCAGTAATGGCAAAAGATGATCATCATATATCTTTAGCACATGGCATGCATAACGGACTTACAAAAGTAAAAAGAATAGGAGACAATTTGCTTCATGGTGAATTGGTATCCTACGGCATATTATTACTTCTCACTATGGACAAACAATTTGAAGAAAGAGAAAATATTTTTAAATTCAATAAATCAATATCTCTTCCAACATGCTTAAAAGATATAGGAATAAATAAAGCTAGTTTAGAAGATGAAGAACTTAATAATGCTTTAGAAATAGCTCTTGCTGGCAAAGACTTAAATATCAGTCCGTATAAAGTTGATAAAAATATGATATTAAAGGCTATAATCGATTTAGAAGATTTCAATAATAAACAATAA
- a CDS encoding carboxymuconolactone decarboxylase family protein, which translates to MARVKFMEYEEAQGKVKEAFDYQLKKSGNVTNMKKALLNDYATYEAFMGWYVSFDRLVEVVGKRAAMILAHSVSTTNGCMLCSLFFIRDLKAIGDDPKNLKLDEKEQLLSQLGMQMVKDPNGVTDELMNNFKKHFNDSEIVTIVGFAAQMMATNNFNAVLKIDLDESLIPIQGEFEKETWRAKNN; encoded by the coding sequence ATGGCTAGAGTTAAATTTATGGAATATGAGGAAGCTCAGGGAAAAGTAAAAGAGGCTTTCGATTATCAATTAAAAAAAAGCGGCAATGTTACAAATATGAAAAAAGCATTATTAAATGACTATGCTACTTATGAAGCATTTATGGGTTGGTATGTTTCATTCGACAGATTAGTAGAAGTTGTGGGTAAAAGAGCTGCTATGATATTGGCACATTCTGTTTCTACTACTAATGGATGTATGCTTTGTTCTTTATTCTTCATCAGAGATTTAAAAGCTATAGGAGATGATCCTAAAAATCTTAAACTTGATGAAAAAGAACAATTATTATCTCAATTAGGTATGCAAATGGTAAAAGACCCTAATGGCGTAACTGATGAACTTATGAATAATTTTAAAAAACATTTCAATGATTCTGAAATAGTTACTATAGTTGGTTTTGCTGCTCAAATGATGGCTACTAACAATTTCAATGCTGTATTAAAAATAGATTTAGATGAATCTTTGATACCTATACAAGGCGAGTTTGAAAAAGAAACTTGGAGAGCAAAAAATAATTAA